The genomic stretch caacaaattaaaaaaacaaaaacaaaaaacagaacttAAATAACCCATCCAACATGTAGTGAAGCAGTCTGTTAAGTACCCTGAAGCACTTGGTGCTGTGAGTCCTGGTATTGCTTCAGACGACGATGGCAGCAGAGCTGGCCATCACGGAGGTGGGTGATGCAGGGCTTCCTAACTCAGTCTCTGTCCCACGTGGCGTCTCTGATGACCTCCAGAGTGGCTCGAATCACACCCAGAGACATTCCTCAAGAACATCCCAAGCTCCCATTGCCTTGGAGTCTTTCAAATGTCCTTCACGCTGGTCTTCAGGACAATCTCTTTGCTTTTCGTTCCCTAATGAGGACAATTCGTCATTCTTTCACTTCTGAGCTCAGATTATCCACCATCTTATTAATGCAATTGTCCAGAACCAGGGAGTGGGTTTTGGACTCAATGTCCTTCCGACAAATGGGGCATTCTATCTTCCGCTTCATCCATTCATTGATACAGTAGGAGCAGAAACTGTGGGCACAGTTCAAGGTGACCGCCTCAATGAAGTATTCTGAACAAATAATACCCTGGAGCTCATTCTCTAGCACGTCATTCATGTGGCTAAGCACTTCCTCCTTCTGTGTTTGcaccttctccttttcttccttggtcTGCTCCAATTCTTTGTTCTTAGCTTGAATGATTGTTTCAAAATCCTTCTTACTGCGATTTATCTCTTCCATTAGAGTTTGATGCTGGAGatgctgctcctcttcctggaAAGTCTTTTCTAGTTGCTCTACTCTTGCCTGCTGCTGAGCCTGCTCCGCATACAGCTGGGATTGTAAGTCCTGCAGTTCCTGCTCcattttcatgattttctttgAGCTCCCCTTTTGGGTTTGCCTTTTCACATTCAGAATAGCAACTTGTTTTTCCTGCATCTGTGATTTTAGCTTCAGAATCCTGGACATGGTCACCTTAAACAGCTCTAAGCTGCTCTGAGATGCTGAAGGATTTGAGGCTTTCTGCTTCTTTTGATGAAGCTCTATGACTGTGGGAGGGCCAGGGCAAATACTGGCCCCTGGGGTCTTCTCATGTGCTTCAAGAGAAGTCAACTTAGGATCGAAATATTCAGAGGGTTCACCTTTCCCGTTTGACTTCAGTGGCTGACCAGGTTCACATGACACTTTACTTATTTTGGATTTCAAATTTGAGGGGCCTTCAGCTGCAAGACCCTCCAATTCATCTAAACTAAATTTCCTTTTAGTTCTCAagtccttatttttttcattcatccgGTCACTCTTTGGGGACAGATAGGGataaattttctcccattcttcctcAGTAACTTCATATTCATACTCTGCATTCTCCTTATTTTCCAGAGGCACCCCAAGCTGGATGTGGTCTCCCTTATGGATGAAATAAAGCTTTAATGGTTCCAGGTGCTCTCTGTTCAACCATTCAGACTCTGCTGCTGCAAAACCTTCTGCCTTTTCAGAACAAACACCCTT from Ictidomys tridecemlineatus isolate mIctTri1 chromosome 14, mIctTri1.hap1, whole genome shotgun sequence encodes the following:
- the LOC144370624 gene encoding LOW QUALITY PROTEIN: E3 ubiquitin-protein ligase RNF8-like (The sequence of the model RefSeq protein was modified relative to this genomic sequence to represent the inferred CDS: substituted 2 bases at 2 genomic stop codons) codes for the protein MGEPASLVTEDQAGGRSWCLRRVGMNAEWLLLEDGHEVTIGXGFGVTYQLVSKICPLMISRNHCVLKQNPEGQWTIMDNKAAESEWLNREHLEPLKLYFIHKGDHIQLGVPLENKENAEYEYEVTEEEWEKIYPYLSPKSDRMNEKNKDLRTKRKFSLDELEGLAAEGPSNLKSKISKVSCEPGQPLKSNGKGEPSEYFDPKLTSLEAHEKTPGASICPGPPTVIELHQKKQKASNPSASQSSLELFKVTMSRILKLKSQMQEKQVAILNVKRQTQKGSSKKIMKMEQELQDLQSQLYAEQAQQQARVEQLEKTFQEEEQHLQHQTLMEEINRSKKDFETIIQAKNKELEQTKEEKEKVQTQKEEVLSHMNDVLENELQGIICSEYFIEAVTLNCAHSFCSYCINEWMKRKIECPICRKDIESKTHSLVLDNCINKMVDNLSSEVKEXRIVLIRERKAKRLS